One region of Populus trichocarpa isolate Nisqually-1 chromosome 4, P.trichocarpa_v4.1, whole genome shotgun sequence genomic DNA includes:
- the LOC18098374 gene encoding zinc-finger homeodomain protein 4, translating to MELSSHEAGIPIPLNSTFGGAHGHGHGHLIHHDHPAVPHNHNNIISSTAPQIPSSNNGTSITTASIDDNHVPYKKMVRYRECLKNHAASMGGNATDGCGEFMPSGEEGSIEALTCSACNCHRNFHRKEIEGEHTSCTGDHCYHNSPVHFNRLGRKVILGHHKSILAPEALGYPTATGTLIPSRASAPHHQMIMSYNMGSLPSESDEQEDGGGVLMARPAQLMKKRFRTKFSQEQKEKMLNFAEKVGWKLQKQEETVVQQFCQEIGVKRRVLKVWMHNNKHSLAKKNPSTTTTTSNS from the coding sequence ATGGAACTTTCAAGTCATGAGGCGGGGATCCCCATCCCACTGAACAGTACATTTGGGGGGGCTCATGGGCATGGACATGGCCACTTGATCCATCATGATCATCCTGCAGTGCCCCACAACCACAACAATATCATCTCTTCCACAGCACCACAAATCCCCAGCTCCAACAATGGCACTTCCATAACAACAGCAAGTATAGACGACAATCATGTGCCTTACAAGAAAATGGTTAGGTACAGGGAATGCCTCAAGAACCATGCAGCTTCCATGGGAGGGAATGCCACTGATGGGTGTGGTGAGTTCATGCCCAGTGGTGAAGAGGGTAGCATAGAAGCTCTCACTTGCTCAGCCTGCAATTGTCACAGAAACTTCCACaggaaagaaattgaaggtGAACACACCTCATGTACCGGAGATCATTGCTACCATAACAGCCCAGTACATTTCAACAGGCTTGGAAGGAAAGTTATTTTAGGTCACCACAAGAGCATTCTAGCCCCTGAGGCTTTAGGCTACCCTACAGCTACTGGTACTCTTATACCCTCAAGAGCATCAGCACCCCACCACCAGATGATAATGTCCTACAACATGGGGTCTCTTCCTTCAGAATCTGATGAGCAGGAAGATGGAGGTGGGGTACTGATGGCCAGGCCTGCACAGCTGATGAAGAAAAGGTTTAGGACAAAGTTCTCACAGGAACAGAAGGAGAAAATGCTCAACTTTGCAGAGAAAGTTGGGTGGAAGCTACAAAAGCAAGAAGAAACAGTAGTGCAGCAGTTCTGCCAGGAGATTGGTGTCAAGAGAAGAGTACTCAAGGTTTGGATGCACAACAACAAGCACAGTCTTGCTAAAAAGAACCCTTCCACCACCACAACCACTTCAAACAGTTAA